The bacterium genomic interval CCAAACCGACGAAGCCCCGTTCCTGAGCAGGACCCGTCATCCGAGACAGACAAGGGGGATCCAGCTGGTTCCCCCTTCTCATCAGGCCACCCAGGGGACTTGAACCCCCAACCTACGGTTTACAAAACCGTTGCTCTACCAATTGAGCTAGGGTGGCGAATGGCCGGGGCACAAGGTAGAAAGTCCGGCCCAGGGCCGCGCCCTCCCTCGCCGGGCCGCCCAATGCCCCGGAGTCTTTTCTACCTTTGGCCCATGAAAGGACTGATCGGCATCGCCGGCAACATCGGCGCGGGCAAGACGACTCTGACGGACTGGCTGGCCCGGCGACTCAGCTGGGATCCCCACTACGAGAGCGTGGCCGACAACCCCTTCTTGCAGGACTTCTACGGCGACATGCCGCGCTGGGCCTTCCACCTGCAGATCTACTTTCTCCAGTCCCGCTATGCCGACCACCTACGCCTCTGCGACGGTGAGCGGGGTGCCATCCAGGATCGCACGATCTGGGAGGATGTGGAAATTTTCGCCCGCAACCTGTACCAGATGGGGCACATCACCGAGCGGGAATGGCTGACCTACTACCGCCTCTTCCACAACATGTGCCAATTCCTGCGCAAGCCGGACCTGCTCATCTACCTGCGCGCCTCGGTGGACACGCTGGTGGCGCGCATCCAGCAGCGGGGACGCAGCTACGAGCAAGGCATCTCGCCCGAATACCTGCAGCGCCTGAATCTGCTTTACGAGGATTGGATCGGCCGCATCCGCGACATCCCCGTGATCGTGGTCGAGGCGGACCATCTGGAGATCTACAGCGACCGCGCCAAGATGCGCCAGTTGCTGGACTCGGTCGAGAGCGAACTGGCCCGCCGTCAACTGACCCTGGCCCTCGGCCACCTGCATCCACCCGTCGAAGCCCTCCGCTGATCAGCATCCTTGGCGGGCGAACACTCAAGGCAGCTCGGCCAGGACCCTGAAGCACGCCCGGGCATTGATGCCGACGGGGGGGCTTGTCCATGACAGGCCGGGCACTGTGTCCACCCGCTGCCAGGCGTCCGGCCAGGATTCCCGCTTTTCCACATGGTAGGCTGTTGCTCCGATGAGCTCGTCCCACGTGAGGCGGATGCGGCGGTCGGGCAGCAGGGCGATGCCCACCACCGGTCTGGGCGGGGGCGGCCACGAGGCCGCGGCCAGGGCCGCCCGGTGCAGGTTGAGGCGGCCGCCCGAGACGGTGATGCCGTCCAGCGAGGGAAGCGGATCGACGGTGGTCAGGATCAGATCCTTGATCACCAGCGCGGCGCCGCCCGGATCGGCCACCACCAGGGCGGCCAAGCTGTCGGACATGACGGCGTGCAGGAAGGCGACAGCCCCGGCCACGTGGGGTGACGACATGGAGGTGCCGGTCAGGGGGGTGGTGGTGCCGTTCAGGTAGGTTGAGCGCACCTGCGTGCCTGGCGCCCCCAGATCGATGGTGGTGGCGCCATAGGCCGAACCCGTGTTGCGCAGGTCGGCCGCGGTCGTGTTGGTGACGGTGATGAGCCAGGGCGAGGAGCAGCTGGTGGGCACGTCCCCTTGCAGATCCACGTTGGCGTTGGTGTTCATGGTGGCGGCGGCGGAGAGGATGCCCACCGCGCCCATCTCGTTGTAAAGGTCGTTCCAGAGCGGATAGTCGCCCAGCTCGCAATTGGCGAAGTTCACGCCGAAGCTTGAATTGCTGGCCACCACGTTGGCCCCGATCGCTCCCCCGCTCTCCAGCCACTGGGCCTTCTGCTCCAGGACGTAGTTGTAGGCCACGACCACGACGCTGGTCAGGGAACTGCTGCCCGCCACCGTCATGAGGCCCACCTCCCAGTTCACGCCGCACACCTGGTTGGCGTTGTCGCCGCGGGCGCCCACGATGCCCGAGACATGCGTGCCGTGGCCGTTGAAGGGAAGGGATCCGTCATTGTTGTAGGCGTCCCAGCCGTGCACGTCGTCGATGAAGCCGTTGCCGTCGTCGTCCAGCCCGTTGCCCGCGATCTCGCCGCTGTTGATCCAGGCGTTGGGGGCCAGGTCCGGATGGGTGAGATCCATCCCTCCGTCCACCACGGCGACCACAATAGGTCGACCCAGCGGGTCCGTTCCACCGGTACCAAGATCCCAGGCCTCCGGGGCGTCGATGTCGGCATCGCTCCCCTGCTGCAGGTTCCACTGGAGGGGAAACTCCGGGTCGTCCGGCGTCAGGCGGTCCTCCAGCCAGTGGTCCGCCTGTGCCCAGCGCAGGGCTGGATGTGTGCGCAGTCCTTCCAGGGTCGGGGGCACGGCGAGGGATCCATCCAGGACAAGCAGGAAGATGTCCAGACGGGGACACAGCACAGGACCCAGGGTCAGCCCGGCGCCGTCCAGCTGAAGCGCGGCCTGGGCGGGGGTCGTCTCCTCCGCCAGCCGAACGATCACCTGGCCCGGATGGCAGGGTCCAGCAGCCAGGGCATGGGCGCCGCCGACCAGGCTGGCCAGGAACGACAGGGTGATGGCCCTCTTCATGCGTCCTCCTCTGGATACCTGCAGTGCCGACAAGCTACCAGCCCAGTGGACTTGGGGCAAGCGATGATTGTCCTGTTTTGTCCGGTGGCACCCAGGACCGTGAAAGAGGTTGACAACTTTCTTAAGTTCTCTTGTCAATTTTGCAACATCATCCGTCCGCGGACGGCACTCCATCGTTCATGCAGCAAAGGAGTCACCATGTCCACATTGAAGAGCAAAGTAGCGGCTGCCATTCCTCCCATGCAGGAGGAGATCAAGAAGCTGCGCGCCGAGCATGGCACCAAAGTTCTGGGGGAATGCACCATCGACCAGGCCTACGGCGGCATTCGCGACGTGACCTGCAT includes:
- a CDS encoding S8 family serine peptidase, with protein sequence MKRAITLSFLASLVGGAHALAAGPCHPGQVIVRLAEETTPAQAALQLDGAGLTLGPVLCPRLDIFLLVLDGSLAVPPTLEGLRTHPALRWAQADHWLEDRLTPDDPEFPLQWNLQQGSDADIDAPEAWDLGTGGTDPLGRPIVVAVVDGGMDLTHPDLAPNAWINSGEIAGNGLDDDGNGFIDDVHGWDAYNNDGSLPFNGHGTHVSGIVGARGDNANQVCGVNWEVGLMTVAGSSSLTSVVVVAYNYVLEQKAQWLESGGAIGANVVASNSSFGVNFANCELGDYPLWNDLYNEMGAVGILSAAATMNTNANVDLQGDVPTSCSSPWLITVTNTTAADLRNTGSAYGATTIDLGAPGTQVRSTYLNGTTTPLTGTSMSSPHVAGAVAFLHAVMSDSLAALVVADPGGAALVIKDLILTTVDPLPSLDGITVSGGRLNLHRAALAAASWPPPPRPVVGIALLPDRRIRLTWDELIGATAYHVEKRESWPDAWQRVDTVPGLSWTSPPVGINARACFRVLAELP
- a CDS encoding deoxynucleoside kinase: MKGLIGIAGNIGAGKTTLTDWLARRLSWDPHYESVADNPFLQDFYGDMPRWAFHLQIYFLQSRYADHLRLCDGERGAIQDRTIWEDVEIFARNLYQMGHITEREWLTYYRLFHNMCQFLRKPDLLIYLRASVDTLVARIQQRGRSYEQGISPEYLQRLNLLYEDWIGRIRDIPVIVVEADHLEIYSDRAKMRQLLDSVESELARRQLTLALGHLHPPVEALR